The following proteins are co-located in the Triticum aestivum cultivar Chinese Spring chromosome 1A, IWGSC CS RefSeq v2.1, whole genome shotgun sequence genome:
- the LOC123051114 gene encoding tobamovirus multiplication protein 3 has protein sequence MGRLFAVDAAAASSAAAAAALNGAVDWWKDVNDSPMWQDRIFHALAVLYGIVSVVALVQLIRIECRVPEYGWTTQKVFHFLNFIVNGVRAIVFVLRRNVQLIQPEILQHVVLDMPGLAFFTTYALLVLFWAEIYYQARAMSTDGLRPTFYWINGVVYAIQIILWLVLWWKPVRIMVILSKMFFAGVSLFAAFGFLLYGGRLFLMLQRFPVESKGRRKKLQEVGYVTTICFTCFLIRCVMMCLNAFDKAADLDVLSHPILNFFYYLLVEIVPSAMVLFILRKLPPKRGITQYHPIH, from the exons aacggcgcggTGGACTGGTGGAAAGACGTGAACGACTCGCCGATGTGGCAGGACCGCATCTTCCACGCCCTCGCCGTGCTCTACGGCATCGTCTCCGTCGTCGCGCTT GTCCAATTGATCAGAATCGAGTGTAGGGTGCCCGAGTACGGGTGGACGACGCAGAAGGTGTTCCATTTCCTTAACTTCATCGTGAATGGCG TGCGGGCTATCGTATTTGTGCTGCGGCGAAACGTGCAGCTGATACAACCAGAG ATACTTCAACATGTGGTTCTTGACATGCCTGGGCTTGCGTTCTTCACTACATACGCGCTTTTGGTGCTATTCTGGGCCGAGATTTACTATCAG GCACGTGCGATGTCGACTGATGGGCTGAGGCCAACTTTCTATTGGATCAATGGGGTGGTGTATGCAATTCAG ATAATTCTGTGGTTGGTTTTGTGGTGGAAACCAGTTCGAATCATGGTCATATTGTCCAAGATGTTCTTTGCAG GCGTATCACTGTTTGCAGCTTTTGGGTTCCTTCTGTATGGTGGGAG GCTATTCCTCATGTTGCAACGTTTTCCCGTAGAATCAAAAGGAAGACGGAAGAAATTGCAGGAG GTTGGCTATGTCACTACCATCTGCTTTACTTGTTTCTTGATCAGATGTGTCATG ATGTGTCTCAATGCATTTGATAAAGCAGCTGATCTTGATGTTCTGAGCCATCCGATTCTGAATTTCTTTTATTACCTG CTGGTCGAGATCGTACCTTCAGCTATGGTTCTGTTTATACTAAGGAAACTGCCCCCAAAACGTGGGATCACGCAGTACCATCCTATCCATTAG